One window of the Mixophyes fleayi isolate aMixFle1 chromosome 6, aMixFle1.hap1, whole genome shotgun sequence genome contains the following:
- the LOC142160210 gene encoding furin-1-like yields the protein MDLRTTLLFLVWTSLIVLFKELSGHKVYTNTWAVHIPGGPAVADSISKKHGFINHGQIFGDYYQFHHRAVVKKSLTPHRIRHFLISRDPQVHWAEQQVAKKRRKRDIFTETTDPKFPQQWYLYDASRHDIHVKEAWEQGYTGRGIVVSILDDGIEKNHPDLEDNYDPEASFDVNDQDPDPQPRYTQSNNNRHGTRCAGEVAAVANNGICGVGIAYNAKIGGVRMLDGEVTDAVEAKSLGLNPNHIHIYSASWGPEDDGMTVDGPAHLAEEAFLRGVNQGRNGLGSIYVWASGNGGRQHDSCNCDGYTNSIYTLSISSTTQFGNVPWYSEACSSTLATTYSSGNQNEKQIITTDLRQKCTDTHTGTSASAPLAAGIIALALEANNNLTWRDMQHLVVRTSNPAHLKTTDWITNGVGRKVSHSYGYGLMDAGAMVTLAKNWTNVGPQRKCVINILTEPKDIEKRLEVRQKVEPCAGMSNYINTLEHVQARLSLSYNRRGDLAIYLTSPMGTRSCLLAPRPLDYSAEGFSDWAFMSTHSWDEDPAGEWVLEIENASDNNYGTLTQFVLLLYGTASDTQNLSNRVHVEGCGTVALSQSCVVCDEGFFLHQKTCVNSCPPGFTASPQPIQYTVENNIETLQANVCIACHSSCATCKAITGNDCLTCPPHSHYNIVDFSCSHQVQISRELVEVKEAAAVVSSNLPLIVASLSCVMIVVAFISIFLFLQVRSGVILGRKEFYMLDSRIISYKEIPSDMGHEEGFLESDVEEFDARNERTAFIKQQSAV from the coding sequence ATGGATCTGAGGACTACCTTGCTGTTTCTGGTTTGGACTTCCCTGATAGTACTGTTTAAAGAGTTGTCTGGACACAAGGTATATACAAATACATGGGCAGTTCATATCCCAGGTGGTCCTGCAGTGGCTGACTCCATATCAAAGAAACATGGGTTCATTAACCATGGACAGATTTTTGGAGATTATTACCAGTTTCATCATCGGGCTGTGGTGAAGAAGTCCTTGACACCTCATAGAATCAGACATTTCCTGATAAGTAGAGATCCTCAGGTACACTGGGCAGAACAGCAGGTagcaaagaagagaagaaagagagatATTTTTACAGAAACAACAGACCCCAAATTTCCCCAGCAATGGTATCTGTATGATGCAAGCCGACATGATATACACGTGAAAGAAGCTTGGGAACAGGGATACACTGGTAGAGGCATCGTCGTCTCAATCCTGGATGATGGCATTGAAAAGAACCACCCTGACTTGGAAGATAACTATGATCCAGAAGCCAGCTTTGATGTCAATGACCAAGATCCGGACCCACAGCCCCGTTACACTCAGTCGAATAATAATAGACATGGTACACGGTGTGCGGGAGAAGTGGCAGCAGTGGCCAATAATGGGATTTGTGGTGTTGGAATAGCTTATAATGCAAAGATCGGAGGTGTTCGGATGCTGGATGGTGAAGTGACTGATGCAGTAGAAGCAAAATCACTTGGACTCAACCCTAACCACATCCACATCTACAGTGCCAGCTGGGGACCAGAGGATGATGGGATGACTGTGGATGGTCCAGCTCATCTGGCAGAAGAGGCTTTCTTGAGAGGGGTCAACCAGGGTCGTAATGGTTTGGGCTCTATATACGTGTGGGCATCTGGAAATGGTGGGAGACAACATGACAGCTGCAACTGTGATGGATACACAAACAGCATCTACACACTGTCCATCAGTAGCACTACCCAGTTTGGCAATGTACCATGGTACAGCGAGGCctgctcctctacactggcaacCACTTACAGCAGTGGGAACCAGAATGAAAAGCAAATCATAACGACTGATTTAAGGCAGAAATGCACAGACACTCACACTGGGACATCTGCATCAGCCCCTCTGGCTGCAGGGATTATTGCACTCGCTCTGGAAGCAAATAATAATCTTACCTGGAGGGATATGCAACATCTGGTTGTAAGGACATCAAACCCAGCTCACCTAAAAACAACTGACTGGATAACCAATGGAGTTGGGCGAAAAGTCAGCCATTCATATGGATATGGGCTAATGGATGCTGGGGCTATGGTTACCCTTGCTAAAAACTGGACCAACGTGGGACCTCAGAGAAAATGTGTCATTAACATTCTCACCGAACCCAAGGACATAGAGAAGCGGTTGGAAGTCAGACAGAAAGTGGAACCATGCGCTGGGATGTCCAATTACATAAACACTTTGGAGCATGTTCAAGCCAGGTTAAGCTTGTCTTACAACCGCAGGGGAGACCTCGCCATTTATCTGACAAGTCCCATGGGAACTCGTTCCTGCTTACTGGCACCAAGGCCTCTCGATTACTCTGCGGAAGGTTTTAGTGATTGGGCTTTTATGTCAACGCATTCTTGGGATGAGGACCCAGCTGGAGAATGGGTACTAGAGATTGAAAACGCCAGTGACAACAACTATGGAACACTGACACAGTTTGTACTGTTATTGTATGGTACAGCATCTGATACTCAGAACCTCTCCAATCGGGTTCATGTTGAGGGGTGTGGAACTGTGGCCTTGAGCCAGTCCTGTGTTGTCTGTGATGAAGGCTTTTTCCTGCATCAGAAGACCTGCGTGAATTCCTGTCCTCCTGGGTTCACAGCCAGTCCTCAGCCCATCCAGTACACAGTGGAGAACAACATAGAGACTCTACAGGCCAATGTTTGCATAGCCTGCCATTCTTCTTGTGCTACCTGCAAGGCCATTACTGGAAATGACTGCCTCACCTGCCCCCCTCACTCACACTACAACATTGTAGACTTCTCCTGTTCACACCAAGTTCAGATTAGTAGAGAATTGGTAGAGGTGAAAGAAGCAGCAGCTGTGGTGTCCTCGAACTTGCCATTAATTGTGGCTAGCCTCAGCTGCGTCATGATAGTCGTAGCCTTTATcagcatatttttgtttcttcaAGTGCGCTCTGGAGTAATCCTAGGCAGAAAAGAGTTTTATATGTTGGACAGTAGGATCATCTCTTATAAAGAAATCCCGTCAGACATGGGCCACGAAGAAGGATTCTTGGAGTCTGATGTAGAGGAGTTTGATGCTCGTAATGAGAGAACTGCTTTTATAAAGCAACAGAGTGCCGTTTGA